TTTTGAACTTCTTGATGGACATCTTTTACGATTAAGTGATTAGGATCATATAACATTTTATTCACATAAGTTAACGCATTATAATATTCATTCACTACTTGCCCTCCTGTTGGATTGGAATAAAGATTGATTAAAAATGGGCAGAGAACGTAGATTCTATAATAGAAGAAACCCACATATTTTGAAAAAAGATTGATCAAATTGTGTGGGTTCAATTTTGGCGCGATGAAATTTTTATAAAAAAGATTGATCAAAATATTTCAATAACATTGATAGATAATTATTTTAGCGTTTCTGAACGTTTTTTCAGAGTAGAAAAATACATACAAAAACGCCATTAAGGCTAGCATTTCCTTAATGGCGTTTCATAAAAAAGTGAAGTTAATAAATATAACATTAGAAATATGTAGGAATGACACTGATAAGTTATTGTGTATGCAAGATTACCAAATGCGATGTGTATAGTACTATCCCCCTACCTTAGCTGTGTTTATTTAATATTGAACTAGAAGTCTATCAACTAAGCCTAAATTGTAGAACTCGATGATTCAATTCTTCTGCCATTTTCGCAAGTTGGTTTGAGCTATTCGTCACTTCCTCCATTGTAGAAGAGGTTTGTTGCATCGTTGCAGATGTTTGTTCTACGCCAGCCGCAGATTGTTCAGAGATTGCTGCAATTTCATCTACCGCCTTATCAATTTGTGTTGAATTGTTAACAATTTGCAGGAAACTGCTTGCCCTCAATTTTATGTTATTTTCGAGGTAATTTTAACAAAATAAAATTTTCTATATTGAAAACACAACCAACGATGATTATAATTTCATATATTGGTAAATAGAATCTTAGTTGGTTAGATTTACTCATCTATTGAAAAGTTGGAGAGTGAATATCGAATGAAGTTACAAAAAGTATGGTTAATTGCTGGAATGATAGTATTTAGTTTGGTAACATCTATTAACGTGTCTGCCAAATCTGTATCATCCCTGGACCAAACCGATATATTAAACAGTAGCAACGATAGTACGGCTATGGTTACTGAAAGTTCAAAAATTCATGGACGTGAGATATATGGATTATCGACTGAAACATCTGTAATAAAGTCTTTGAAGACCGAGAATTACTATTCTAAAAAATACGGTATTTACATGTCGCCAAATGAAGAAGCAAAATTAGAAGAACGGTTCGCAATTCAAGATAAAGTAGTTCCAAAATTAAAAGATGATGTTTTAGCTATGTACGGTCGTGATGCTTTTCTTGGAATGTATATTGATCAAAAAAATGGTGGAGTAGTTAATATTGCTCTTCGTAAGGGTACTCATACTCCATTAATAAAATCTGAAAACCTTATTGCAACTAAATATGGTTCAGATCTGCCAATTAATTTCTATGAGGCAAAGTATTCTGAAAGCGACTTAGATCGTATTATGGATGATATAAACAATAATATAGATATCTTAAGTAAACAGATAAACATTCAATATGCAAATGTCGATTTTATTAATCAGAAAATTACTGTAGGAATTAAAGATAATGGAACTCCTATAGCAGAGGCATCAAAAGTTATCAGTGATTTGCTAAAACAAGACGAAACATTATTTAATGTTAAAGTCGTTGACGAAAACTTCAAGACATCAGATGAAGCCAGATACACAACTCAATCACCTATTCTCAATGGCTTAGTAATCGATAGCTCAGCAGGTACACTTGGAAACTGTTCTGTTGGATTCTCCGCTATTGATTCAAGCTCTAATCCGTATATTGTTACAGCAGGACATTGCTGGAGTTCATTGGGCACTGGTATTTATCAAGGATCAAATTATATTGGTCATGTAAGTAAGAGGCACTATGGAAATAACGCAGATGCAGAAGCAATAGCTGTCTCTTCCAACACTTTATTAAGTAACAAATTATATGGAACAACGACATTATTAACAAGTGTACAAGTAGCAGGAAATGATGTATTGGGTGAAAGAGTATGTAAGTCGGGTATGCATGGAGATTCGTGTGGAACACTCCTTGGGAAGAACAATAGTGGTTATTGGGGAGCGAATGATACCTGGTTTGATAATCTTCGCGTTTCCAATTATGAAAGTTCTAGCGGGGATAGTGGCGCTACAATTTATGACGGTAAAACTCTCAAGGGTATTCATAAGGGGACTTTGCCTGAAAATGGGGTAAACTATCGTGTATATAGTCATGTAACCAATGTTTCAAGCCGCCTTAATTTAACTCCTGTGAATTGGTTAAGCCAATAATTAAAGCGAATTTTGTAACCTTTCGAAATATTAATACGTCTATAAGAATATAAATGAATGGGGGGAAACGTTTGCGCATACTACAAGCAACTGTCATTCTGTTTTTACTTTTCTCCAGTCTATCAGGATGTTCAAGCGGAGGGAACGATTTGAAAAGCCTTTCAAGAAACAAAGTAAGTGAACCGTCTAGCTTGTCGAATGAACCGATAGATACAGCTGATGTAGAAGGGTATATTATAGACAAAACAGAAGATTCTTTAACGATTGTATGGAATGTTCAACAAAAAGACATTACTACGAAAACTAAAAAGGAAATTCTTACTATTGCAAAACCCAATGCTTTGACTGTTCCCTATTCAAATGCTAGCAATTTTAATATTTACGATAAAGTAGCCATTTGGACAACAGGCCGTTATGAAGAGTCATATCCTAGTCAAGGTGTTGCAACAAAAGTAATATTACTCCAAAGTAAATGAATAGTACAAAACTTTTTAAAAAGGAAAATAGTAATCTCAAGTGGGATTATTCTGAACTGCACGCTGTCAAGTAGACATTGAAAATAATAAAAATTGAGTTAAACGGCTTTAGCCCTACATTCTATAGGACTAAGGCTGTTTAATTTTTTTTGATAGCGGCTATTTGTAGATAAGCTACAATATACTTCCTAGGTGTAATATCATCATCTAAAAAGGAAAATGAACGATCTTTGATATCCGTTAATGTTGGTTTGAAATAAAAACTCATTAAATTAGTCATGCAAATGTTGATTTTACAATAGGAGAAACGCACGAATTTTGAACAAAGAACTCGCTCATTTAAAAGCTCGTCCTTCATCTTTATCGTTCTCGCAAGCTCTATAAATCCTTGTCCTTTATCTACAGTAAGAAGAAAATCCGTTGTCATTACAATCGGCTCATTCGTTTTGGGATCTGTAGGGTGTTTAAGACCTAATTCATCCGCAATAACTAGAGTTTCTTCCAAAGGCAACAAAGGAAACTATTCTCTAATACCCATAACGAAATCAGTGTATTCAGTTATATAAAAATAGTTACGTTCCAAATCTGATAGAAATTCATGTTGTCTATTTGTTTTAATACCTTTTAAACGTGTAGATCGACCTTTAGAAGAAACATCCTGAATATTTAACCACGGCTTATACTCTGCTCCTACTCCAGAGCCTCTACTTTCTCTAATCCATTTATCAACTTTAGATATCCTAGTTCTTTTAGGCATAAAAAACACTCCTTTAGATTATCCATTTGTACTTCATTTGCTTTTACAGCTTCACTATCCATAAGTACCTCCTTAGCAAGTTGTATATTTTAAACTATTTTACCTAATAATACAATATAACCCAAATTGTGAACCGAAATTTTTTTTGTAATTGTTGGGCAGATTTTTGATTTAATGATATTTTAGTTGTTATTAAATTGCATGGATTTTATTTTATATTTAAGAGAAATAGTTTCGTTGTGATATAGCGATAATTTAAGAAGCCTTTGAATGGAGGTGAACAAATGCTACAATTTAGGTATAGGTAATTTGTTTTATGTTATATTTCCATTTAAAACCATTTCTTTGTATAAGTGGAGACTTTATGATTATTTTTTACTTTTTTATAAATAAATAATACAATTATTTGTAAAAAATATTATAATATTATCTTGCGGGGGAATTAAGGTTTATTTTTGACGAGTTAACTAATACATACTAAGGAGATCAAATGAGAAAAAAAGAAATACTATTTTTAATATTAACATTTTTAATATTTTTAAATTATCCAATTAATACTTATGCAAATATCGATGACAAAGAAATACATAAACAAGCTGAAATTCGAAAGGTTTCTGGTTTAGCGACTGATTCAGACCATTTAATAAATACAATTCAAAATGAATTAAATGCTGATATCTATGAAGAATATGGTATTTACGTTACTGATTCTGAGAAGAAAACACTTGAAAAGCTAGAGCAAATAGATAATTTTATACCTAGATTAAACGAAATATTAGGATTTGAAACAGATAACCCTAATCAACTTGCTAGTTTTTATGTGGATTTTCCTAAGCAAAAAGTTTACATCAATTTCAATCAAAGAAATGAAAAAACCTTATCAATGAAAGACACTGTTTTAAAGGAATTCCCTTATCCTAATTTAGTGAAATTTGACTTCAATTCATATTCAGAAAGTGATTTTGAAACTCTAAAAGAAGAAATTAATAATGTAATTGAAACATATTCATCTAATTTAACAAACTCAAAATTAAGTGTAAATTATAAAACAAACAAAATTAATGTAGAAATATATCCATACGATCAAAAGCTTGTAAATCAGCTTAATAAAAACTTTCCAGGTTTAGTTAAAGTATCTGAAGGGAACGATTTTGATGAACAATCAAGAACATCATTAACTAATTATATGCAGGGAGGTCTATTAATTTCCTTTAATAGGCAAGATAGTATAGATGGAAAATATAATTATTGTACTTTAGGTTTCACTGCAAAAAAGGGTAATCAAGAATATCTAGTAACAGCAGGTCATTGTATTATTGGTGCTTATAATGCAGGATCATCTTATTATTATCAAGGTGGTGAAATTATAGGAGCGAACTCTTCGTATCTCCTTAATCAATATAATGATTCAGGTTTGATACAACTTACTTCATCAAAATATGCAACAAATAATATATATAAGTACAGTAGTAGAGATTCATCTTATACAAGTTATTCTTCATCTAAATACGTTGGCCAACGAGTATGCATCTCTGGGGCTACTTCTGGATTCCAATGTGGTGAAGTAGAGGATATTAATGCTCAATTTGATTACTATAGTGATGCGCTCGGAAAATGGATTACTGTAAATAGAATTGATGCATCCTATGCATCTGCAGGGGGTGACAGCGGTGCTCCAGTATGGTATTCCGGAGTTCTATATGGTGTTCATACAAATGGTGGCGGTGCATACAATGGTATTGGAACGATAGTTACAAATTTAGGTATAACTCCTATTACCAATTAATATAGAAGTAGGTGCATGATGAAAATTAAGGCTATTTTAATTTCTCT
The sequence above is a segment of the Solibacillus sp. FSL H8-0523 genome. Coding sequences within it:
- a CDS encoding S1 family peptidase; the protein is MKLQKVWLIAGMIVFSLVTSINVSAKSVSSLDQTDILNSSNDSTAMVTESSKIHGREIYGLSTETSVIKSLKTENYYSKKYGIYMSPNEEAKLEERFAIQDKVVPKLKDDVLAMYGRDAFLGMYIDQKNGGVVNIALRKGTHTPLIKSENLIATKYGSDLPINFYEAKYSESDLDRIMDDINNNIDILSKQINIQYANVDFINQKITVGIKDNGTPIAEASKVISDLLKQDETLFNVKVVDENFKTSDEARYTTQSPILNGLVIDSSAGTLGNCSVGFSAIDSSSNPYIVTAGHCWSSLGTGIYQGSNYIGHVSKRHYGNNADAEAIAVSSNTLLSNKLYGTTTLLTSVQVAGNDVLGERVCKSGMHGDSCGTLLGKNNSGYWGANDTWFDNLRVSNYESSSGDSGATIYDGKTLKGIHKGTLPENGVNYRVYSHVTNVSSRLNLTPVNWLSQ
- a CDS encoding S1 family peptidase; the encoded protein is MRKKEILFLILTFLIFLNYPINTYANIDDKEIHKQAEIRKVSGLATDSDHLINTIQNELNADIYEEYGIYVTDSEKKTLEKLEQIDNFIPRLNEILGFETDNPNQLASFYVDFPKQKVYINFNQRNEKTLSMKDTVLKEFPYPNLVKFDFNSYSESDFETLKEEINNVIETYSSNLTNSKLSVNYKTNKINVEIYPYDQKLVNQLNKNFPGLVKVSEGNDFDEQSRTSLTNYMQGGLLISFNRQDSIDGKYNYCTLGFTAKKGNQEYLVTAGHCIIGAYNAGSSYYYQGGEIIGANSSYLLNQYNDSGLIQLTSSKYATNNIYKYSSRDSSYTSYSSSKYVGQRVCISGATSGFQCGEVEDINAQFDYYSDALGKWITVNRIDASYASAGGDSGAPVWYSGVLYGVHTNGGGAYNGIGTIVTNLGITPITN
- a CDS encoding DUF3221 domain-containing protein, with the protein product MRILQATVILFLLFSSLSGCSSGGNDLKSLSRNKVSEPSSLSNEPIDTADVEGYIIDKTEDSLTIVWNVQQKDITTKTKKEILTIAKPNALTVPYSNASNFNIYDKVAIWTTGRYEESYPSQGVATKVILLQSK